The Oreochromis aureus strain Israel breed Guangdong linkage group 7, ZZ_aureus, whole genome shotgun sequence region TTAAATCTATTCGGTTTCAGCACCACCGTGAACCGAGATCGATGACAGGTTTTATCCTGTGCCCCAGATGCTACACTAACATTTCTCCACTCCTACCATATGTTCTTCTCGCTGCTATTTCAGTCGAAACGGGGAGGCTTGAGAACTAACAGGTTACACGTCAAGAAACATTCGGCCTAATTGTAAGATCTGCTTTTATTTGCCGtagtgtgtaatttttttttaatttttaattttttagaaATTATCAGGAGGTATAATCAAAGGTTGTACAAACAAGCTAATTGTCTGATTTCCCAAACAGGCTCCTGCTAGTTCAGCTGACCTTGGGGATAAGCAAAAAGCTTGGCTTGTggtatgttcatgtgtgtgcggatgaaagagagagaaagagaccaGGGTAGGTGCTGAGGGGAGTGTCAGCTCTGCAAACTATAATTACACTCATATATGCAGATGCATCATaccacacacacaggcatccCTCGCTCTgaacagcagcagaggaacacgAGGAGGCAGCGAGCTCAGATAAAGGCAAGCAGGCTGGCCTGCGCTGCCGTGGGACAAAAGGGTGTGAAAAGCAGAGTGCAAAGAAAGCGAGAGACATGAGAGCGAGGGATGGAGGTTTTTTGTCCTCTCTTTTCCCCTCCCACTCCCTGTGTTGCAGCCTTGATGGCTCCGGTTTATTGTATCCTCAATGCCAGGGCCCTTCAGGTAGAGGTGCAGGAGGTGCTGTATGGAAACAGCAGCTCACAGACTGTCCATCAAAAATAAACTGCTGATATGCATGACAGGTGCATCGGCTTTATTCCTGCAGTACAGTGCGGGGCGGCTGTTGCGTTAGCGCTGTGTTGTTATCTCGCTCTTTTGTCTTGAGATTATTTTCTTTTGAAGCGAGGggtcttttttctctttctttttttaatgacctttaaaaagcaatgttttttttgacaatctCTACACCAACTGGAGAATCTATTTCAGCAACAAACCAGTTACAACTGCTTTTTTGTACAAAAACCTCTGTGACTATAAGTGCAAATACATGCCTTGTTTTCCCCTGTGGCAGCAGAAATATTTCATCAGggtgttgtttgttgttgttatttgcaTTAGAATGGCCAGTAAATTAGTGCACTGACCTTTATGCAAATCTAGCTTGTCTTATATAGAAATACCTGAATATATTTCTGTATGGAGGTATGTGTCTGGCTTTGGTTAAAATGAATGCATCTCTCTTTAAAATTAATGAATCTTCTATTCATTTTTACGTGCTTATCGAGCTCaccctttctttctttgaacAAGTATTTCTCTCTCACAGCTGTGTTTTTAAGAGGGAAGCTAGCAACTTTTCAGAAAGTGAATGACACTCACAAGTTGTGATCTTGGAAAGGGTTATTAGGTGCAACTTCATGCTGAATAAAAGTTAAGAGAGACAAGAAGGGAGACGTGTTTCTATTGCTGAATGGCACAGAAATCAATTCTCACAAATATAGTGGAGCCATTACAGGTGCCATTTTTGAAGTTCACCATTCTgaaaggccaaaaaaaaaaatcacacctcAGTCATGCCACCCATTCTGCAAGCTTTGTTTGCAAAATGTCCCACTAGAGCATATGTGCTCCTATCTAGCATTTTCTCTCCTAGCTGCTTAACTAATGTGACAGTTCAACAGGattgaaactttatttacattCCTCTGGGCGCGTTGAGATAACCAGACTACACAGCTGTGTTCGaaacagttaacagttaaaagCTTCTTAGCTGCTTATTGTGTACCACACAAACTGAGTGCAGCGTGCATGAGATTAGACTCAGACTCAAGTCCTGATCATTTCATCTTTGAACAAAAGATTAGTGGATTCAAGAAAGTAACGTGAAAGCAAATGATCCAATAAAGTACACTGGGGCTCCACCTGTATTCTACTATATAGCAGATTTATGTGATATACTTGCAACGTGAAAAACATCCTCTAGGCACCTGCTTTCCTCAgagctgcagtttgcttacaCAATATCACTTTTTTTTAGTGTGAAACCAGGGATACAGATTATATTTGCTATTGCACTCGCTCCATATTGTGCATTAATATTGCAAGAGGTAAAGAACCTGCAGGTGTGGTGTTTGAGTGTATTTAAAGACACAGCAAGAAGTGTGCACTAAATTTGTGCTAGCACTGCATCTGTTGTCACAGCGTTCATTTCTTACCTCCATAGTAACCGTAGGCTCCAGGTCCTAAAATGTCTGGGTCTTCCAGCCTGCCTCCCAGCGGCCTCATCCTCCTCGGGCCCCTGAAGAAAGCATGCCGTCGGGCGCCCAGAGCACTCAGCTGCTTCATTCTCCGTTCTTTGGATCTTCTGTTCTGGAACCAGACCTGAAACAAACCAGGGTCTGAGATATCAGCCGatctcatcttttttttctttttttgtagtttattacCATCCTTTTTCAATTCACCATTCACTCAAACTGTGGTAAACCTTGCAGAGCTTGTAAAAACGCACAAATCATGTGGATGTGAGAGTAAGACTGGGGTGTgatcacaaacaaaaaaaaaaatctgtgaaccACAATTGAAAAAGCTAAAACAATGACATATGGACCAACTTATCGTTTCAAGAGTTTTTCTTACTGTACTGTTTTTCTTAATGCTCAGTGTTGCAAAGTTTGCACCACTTTCAAATTCCACAATTAAATCCAAATGAATTGATTCCTTTAAAGAGCTTTTATTCAGAAGCTGCAAACTATTTCCCAGAAATGACACAACGTACTTGCCTCCCAATTATCTGGCACCTCTGCACCCATTTTGAACTGTATTTACTGTACCACAATTAGCTGTGGCCTCTTTTCATTTGTATTAATTGAGGTGTAAATGCTTGAAATTCAGCTTCAAAAATGACTTGACTAGCTTAAAGTATAAAAATCCATAAAAATGCCATTAACAGAAAAAGTCAAAGAACTCAATCTAATATGAACATTCTGCCGTGCGACACAAGAATTACATAGGTATAATCAAATCGTTGTTTGCACATAATGAATCGGGAGGCGTTTTGTGTTACAGTGTTAGAGTTCATGTCAAGAAAGCACAAAAggatcaaaatgaaaaattaggAAAGCCAGCGATGACTGAATAATAACAAGAAAGGAACAATTTCTGCTCCATTTTTCCGGTGATGATGGCAGTTTCCTGTTGCAAATTTCAGATGAATAGCAAAGTAATATCAACGGACCCAAATACAAAGCCATACGAAGTTAAACCACTGAGATTAAATAAACTGTCTTTCAAAGACAAACAAAGGAGGGTTTCAAAATTGCAAAACGGTGCATCATATGGAAGAATGTCTTTGAATTATAAGCACATAACACATCTCGTTTCGCCTTTGCTTCACTGCTGCATAATGATCTATGTTCACACCAGCTAGGCTATGCCAGAGGGAGAATCCCACTGTGCTACAGATTAACaaaaacacactcacaaaaaaaaagaaaaacacacacacacacacacatccccctacacacacacacctaaaacTACTTAGGCTCTGCACTCTGTGCTCCAGCGGCAAACGCAACACCTGCTTATTGAGAACAATCATCTAACTGTAGGGTACATTTTTATGGAAATGCTCTCGCTTCCCTTGAGAGAGCGTTGCTTAGGGATTACATACGCATGCTGGAGAAGCAGCGTGGCTCACAGGGCTCCCTGCGTTGAGAGCAATGGTATTTAACACACACTGAACGGGGAGGAAGATGACGAAATGCAGCCTCCATTTTGGCTCCGAGCAACACACACGGGCGGAGGGTGCAGAGGTGGAGTGGGGGGGCTTATCGCAGCCCAGGCTGACTGACTGATATATTGACTGGTTTGCTGGTTCATTGAATGATTGATTGATTCATTGAGCGATTGAGCTCTGTTGCTGCACACTCGCACATGCTGGCTGCAGTTTATGATATAGATGAAGCGGTGGAGAGGCACGGGCTGTAAGTGAGTAAGAGCGGAGAGGTGGGAAAGGGGAGGGTGGTATGTAAATCTGTGAAATCAGCGATAATTACAGTGAGTGCACAAAAAGCCACATCACAGTTGGCAGAGATGGTGCTAATCATCCTAACACAGTCTGCACCCAGGCACCAAGCATGTGTgcttgcatgtgtgtctgtgtgtgtgttttgaggaTGAAAAGACAGGCAGAGAGGTCCAATAACAGTGTATGCTTGTGTTGTATTGCACAACATGTTTGTACGTGGGTTTTCTCTTACCTTTGGCAAAAACAAAGCTAACCTTTCACTAATTTCATGGCTGTGCAGCATATGTTATTGCTGAAATAAACAGTCTGCACCCCAAAAAAGGAAATTCTTTTACAAATAATGTATTTCTTATGTTCATGCATCAATAAAATGTATTAGTGTAAGTTCAAAGTGTGCTTTGACGCTTTTATGCTGAAATTACACGGAAGCAGGAGacatttttttataaaaaaaataaagtgtgatTTATGATTTTTGAATgcagtaattttaaaaaaaacttgcatTCAAATAAAAGTATCAAATGTTGTAACCATATTTCTGTAAAAGtcaatcataaataaataataaaataagtaagtgtgaacattaaaaacaatgctTTTCTGCATATTGTGAATCTACTGTTAATGCAAACATAAAACTGTCATTTTAGGCACCATGCTGCTTCCAGTTCCATATGTTGGACTGTTTTTTTTCACAagctaggaaaaaaaaatgctacagtacaaaataaaatcaaccaAATCCATatattacatgaaatacttccacaacacaaaaataaagccaaaataaacaaacaaggaaaacaGTTTACATACAGCAGGTGGTGGGGTTCGTTTAAATGTGGCATATATTCATCTAATAGTCCGCATCGTGTTTTGACATTTCACTAATAGATGATGAGGCTTTCAATTAAATGTCTGCACATTTcactaaaattaaaaagtaattcCTTTGATTTATAATGTGTCATTTGTCTCTAATCTGTCCGTGTCGCCGCAGATCCCTCCCTCATCCGaatcggaaaaaaaaaaagttccagcGATCCACAAACAACACAGCTGATCTTACCTGGATGACTCGCATGTTCAGCCCTGTTTCCTGTGCCAGCTGTTCTCGGATGTGCCGGGTCGGTTTCGGCGTGGCAACAAAAGCAGCCTTTAACGTTTCCAGCTGCTTGGCCTTGATGGTGGTCCGGGGCCCCCGCCTTTTGGCCCCAGAGTTCTGCTCCTCGTTCTCAATATTGTTCGTTTCCTTATCTGAGGACGTtgaattgtccgtctcttttaTGTCGTCCTGTATTGGGTCCTGCAGATCCGGCGATAAACTCCTATCTGTGCACGACGACACTGGGGAACGGGGCGgatgggtggggtggggggacaAACAAGAAGGAAGGTCAAGTCACGATCCGAAATGTcaaggtggggggtgggggggctggtttAATCAGCCTTGGAGATGCACACAAGCGTCGCTGACTATTACGCATCCGAAACTTTACCTAATCGTAAATGAAATGCGTTTTTACGCACCTCGGTGAATTTTTGTCTCCCAGTTTCTGCTTTCCCTTCTTTCTTTATTTGTACATtaatttttcttaaataataTCTGAAGTATCAAACAAAACGCAAAAAACAAATAcgcaaaataatacaaaaaaaatcttcagtCGCTAACATCTCCAATTTacgcacaaaaaaaatgatatacGGACATGCAGCCATATTACCTTTGCGAGCAAATTAAGAGATTTATATGGGAGATCAAAACAAAAGGTTTATGAAAAAGGGGCGCGTGACACCTTTAGTAAATAGGGTGTTGAGTGGAGTTGCTGCCCTCCTGGGCTTTTTATAAGGATAAATAGAGTGGAAAGAGGAGCAGCACACACGGTCAGACCAACAGGCTCATCCCCAGTGGACCCTGGCATACAATAACAGAAAGCTATTGTTCTTTGGAGGTAAATATTGAAAGTATTCATCTCATAAGGTTACTGTGAGATGCTCTCCCCGGACTGCTGCAAAAGCTCAGTATCAACTTACATTTAAAGCCGccacttctgcttttcttttgtcCATTAAAATGCTGATTGCCATTTTATACatccgatttttttttcttttctctctctctttttttttaaaaaaacatgaagctTCCACcgttattaaaataaacaacgCGATGAGAATGAGCAGCCCTCATATTGTTATCATTGCTTATTGTTGAATGGGAGACAAAAACGCAGCGCAGGCCTGCTGTCGCTTCGCTTACCTGAGTTCAAGTTGACTTCCTTTATGGCCCCGGAGCTCAGATAGTCATCTTTGCACACAAACTTGTTCTCGTCTATCACATAGAGTTCTTCTCCCGTGGACAGCTGTTTGTTACACACCATGCAGGTGAAGCAGTTTAGGTGAAACACCTTGCTGCGAGCTTTGCGGACCAAGTCGTTCGGCGAGATTCCCTGCAGACAGCCCGCGCATTTAGTGCCAAATCGCCTGCACGAAAAACGAAAAATGAAGGTGAGATTGAGAATTTTTTTATGACTGCAGCGCGTAAAAGGGTCTTTTAGAAATTACCCACATCCATCATATAATTATTAATACTAAAAAGAGGCTGgtattaaaataatattagttTAGCAGGAATAAACAGGTTTAACGCCTTTAGTTTAGCAAGTGATACAAATTTCActaacacataataataataataataataataataataacaataataataataatactccACTGTAACGTTTTTAGTAAATATATGGCACGTAACAGGTAATCACTCAACCAGAGCACCTCTCTCTATGAGAGTGTTGATAACATAGCCATTAAAATCATTTAGAAAAAGACTTTagagaaagattttttttttaaacaaccttCCTAATTTTGATTGAGGTGCTTTGACAATAACCCCACGCAAAACGTATTAGTGACAATCAACACATTGTACTCGTGGATATATTATAGGATTAGGCAGAGTAGGAGCATCTTAGCGTGAAAATCTTCTCTTAATCCATATTCACCCGCGCTTAAATAGCACTGGGTGGGAAGACTCATCAATTTGATACACAAATAGCCCAAAAATAAATTCACTAAAATTCCCCCTCCTGATTTGCCAGGGTGAGTccgtttttttcccctttctctctttttaattaCTCTCAAAAGAAGTGCGATAAAGCACATTTGACTGAGTGACGAGTACAGTATTTTTCGCCTGCACAGATGTCTTTACTGATGGAAGGAGTTTGAGCAGATGCTTAAGGCTCACTTTGGGCCTGCTGTAGCTGGATTTTAAGTCCGCCTGTCGGGGGCTGGTTAAGCCTTTGGGTGACTGCAGGCACCCTTGTTGTGGAGCATTGTTTTAACACTGGGCTTGCCTTTCCATTCACTTACAATGGTATCGCATCACTATCCGCTTTTCACATGCGTGGCCAAGCCTCCCCCAGCGAAAGGGCACAACTCTACTTACACAACAAATGGACACATTAGGGTGATTACTGTTTCGCCTGGCTAATGGCTGGCCATTTAAATCCACCGCTTGATGGGACCTGTGGTAATATGACGGCCAAGGCCGCGCGAGGCCAATAATAGCCCCGTCCCAACAAAGGCTGATGTGTCTTACATGTCATTAGACAATTTGGGAGAAAATAACTGACACATACAAATGAAAATGATGCTAAGAGAGTGACAAACAAGGGCTTCACTTATCACTCAATTACCTGGAACACTTTTTGGAAATTGTGAACCGGTTAATAGCCTAATGggtgtttgaaataaaaatgttgtctGGAGCtggaaatagattttttttaaagaaaggaaaaaaaataagcacaGAATACACGAGGATACAGAATCAATGTATTTATATGTCCATTCTTTTATAATAGAGGCCCCTTTTAACGCCACATGGCTCATATTATTTCCTAAAAATATCACCACACAGAGATAggtaaatgcatttttaaaattacgGATATTATTAACAAATAAGGGAAAATGTATACTTTTAGATTTATCTTAAATTActttaaccattttttttttaatccaagtaCGGGTTAACGTGGCCTATGACCTGAGTCCAGTGCACCGAGCTTGACTTTATGTCCCAggcttttatttgtattttttttcatcctgttcttctattttttaaatcaatctTTAACCCACAAAATATTTTCCCTTATCGTAAAAGGGTTGCACGAATGCTTGAATCAAAGCGtgatttctttctctctctctctctctctctttttgaagACCTCTTGATTCCAAATTCAGTTACCTGAAAAAGTCAATTTTGCAATAGAGCTTTCCGTCTCTGGAGAAGCACTTCTCGGTGAGGTTGCAGTTGCACTCACAGCACTGGACGCACTTGGCGTGCCAGGCTCTGTCCAGCACGTTGAGGAGGAACCGGTCCAAGATGGGCCGTTCGCACCCGGCACAGTGGACCATCATATCGCCGGCCTGCAGGACGCCGAGTGCCGACCTACCCACGCGGACTGCGCTGCTCGGACTTGGGCACTCCGAGTTTACGCGGAACAACGTCTTGGCTCAGGGAGGTGTGCTGTCAGGCGAAAACTGGAGGGACCTGTCGTTCAAAGGCAGCGGAGTGACAATCCCCGAAAACTGCTGTAGTCCTGGTCCTGTTTGGTCGCTGTCCTGCTACTTGTCACAATCCACAAATCCAGAGGAGAAGAGGGGAGAAAAAATTCAGCTGCGCCAGCTGATGGACTGCGTAATGGCCAAACCAGGCATGTTTTCTCGCCAATTCAATGTTAAAACATCATTTTTTAAACGTGTTTACTTCTAAATAATTTATCCCTTTTGCTCACGCTTTGTTTGGGGTCCAGTAATTTCCTTCAGGCTCACCTCACGTCGCCACTTGCACGTCCCTGTGCCTTGGTTATCACGAGGTTTTGCCAGCGCGACGCGCTTCCTGAGCTGAGATTGGATGACGCCCTTGTTAATTCCCGTGCCAGAAGAGCCAATCAGAGCGCAGTTGTTATGGTTACACGTTCATAGCTGTAGCCTCCGAGCGGACCCTGAGCAGAAAACACCTAGGCCGTGGATCCAGGGTGTTTGTAGTGGCGCTGATAGAGGCCAACAGGCATGAGGAAGTTTCACGGTGGGTCACGGAGACGGCACTGGCTTTAGAAGGGAATGCATCAGTTGCAGGTTAGACTATGAACGTCAGAACATTTTACTGGCGATGAACGTGAAAATTTACAAAACGGATGAATGTCAGT contains the following coding sequences:
- the lhx5 gene encoding LIM/homeobox protein Lhx5, whose protein sequence is MMVHCAGCERPILDRFLLNVLDRAWHAKCVQCCECNCNLTEKCFSRDGKLYCKIDFFRRFGTKCAGCLQGISPNDLVRKARSKVFHLNCFTCMVCNKQLSTGEELYVIDENKFVCKDDYLSSGAIKEVNLNSVSSCTDRSLSPDLQDPIQDDIKETDNSTSSDKETNNIENEEQNSGAKRRGPRTTIKAKQLETLKAAFVATPKPTRHIREQLAQETGLNMRVIQVWFQNRRSKERRMKQLSALGARRHAFFRGPRRMRPLGGRLEDPDILGPGAYGYYGEYQGDYYGPGSNYDFFPHGPPSSQAQSPADSPYILGSGPGAMEGSGHHPSDDQRFTDMISHAETPSPEPGLPNSLQPVPGEAFGGGPSPPFSLASNSSYSAPMSHQGQEMGETTAW